One part of the Pseudoliparis swirei isolate HS2019 ecotype Mariana Trench chromosome 6, NWPU_hadal_v1, whole genome shotgun sequence genome encodes these proteins:
- the phf21ab gene encoding PHD finger protein 21A isoform X4, whose translation MLQLDGFPPGVGVQADRSAGRLTGSMMELQTLQEALKVEIQIHQKLVSQMKQDPQNADLKKQLHELQAKITALSENQKKVVEQLRKELLLKQEPEAKLQLLVQTPPGVHMKQSQQTPGGLQQTLMVTPVLTTKTLPLVLKAAAALPGSVLQQLLPTVAMVTTAITKSDLQNAPINLQVAGKLTGQSSEPVRLVSKNAIVVQATTTTQPIKVPQFVPPPRLTPRPTFQPQVRPKPAPPTNVHIAPAPPPPMMAAPQLLQRPVMLATKLSSSLPSAAPIHQVRIVNGQPCGRTGSTPLTGIVITTPVSASPARLASPAQAPGFTPTPAKPIQISSLTAEPKQTLKSGGGAEQKVVISLLSSSTPPLSPPPPRPKREENPEKLAFMVSLGLVTHDHLEEIQSKRQERKRRTTANPVYSGAVFEPERKKSAVSYLNSPLHLGTRKRGRPPKYSSVPELGSLTPTSPSSPVRPLPLPSPSSGDILKKEEAIPWPGTLAIVHSYIAYKEAKEEEKQKLMKWSAELKLEREQLEQRVKQLSSSITKCMETKNTILARQKDMHLSLEKVKHLIRLIQAFSFNQALAETEGKDVSARSRDSADAAAEANSVEDLKAGNSSSSADGNDKQEELGAAENNQTTGAADGDSDSQVLRGDSAVLAAENSPGGEAEGKAGPGDGAGGGGDTGTSVPVAVVATPETEAAPVVDIPAPSVVANVATTNGTAEPAHVVSPAGACATTTHSENKMAAANPPETAVEKKQEEITDSDGKSNNNNNNSKTSEPSQHSLPALVISLDNKK comes from the exons ATGCTTCAGTTGGATGGTTTTCCTCCTGGAGTTGGTGTTCAG GCTGATCGATCAGCTGGCAGACTGACTGGGTCCATGATGGAGCTCCAGACGTTGCAGGAGGCCCTGAAGGTGGAGATCCAGATCCATCAG AAACTGGTCTCCCAGATGAAGCAGGACCCTCAG aACGCAGATCTGAAGAAGCAGCTCCACGAACTTCAAGCCAAGATCACAGCGCTCAGCGAGAATCAG aagAAGGTGGTGGAGCAGCTGAGGAAGGAGTTGTTGTTGAAACAGGAGCCGGAGGcgaagctgcagctgctggttcAGACTCCTCCAGGAGTCCACATGAAGCAGAGCCAGCAGACACCTGGAGGACTGCAACAG ACCCTGATGGTGACGCCGGTCCTCACCACGAAGACTCTACCTCTGGTGCTGAAAGCTGCCGCCGCTCTGCCCGGCTCcgtcctgcagcagctcctgcCCACCGTTGCTATGGTAACCACGGCCATCACCAAATCCGACCTGCAGAACGCCCCCATCAACCTACAGGTGGCCGGCAAGCTGACCGGTCAGAGCTCGGAGCCGGTGCGCCTGGTATCCAAGAACGCCATCGTG GTGcaggccaccaccaccacccagccAATCAAAGTTCCTCAGTTTGTCCCTCCTCCTAGACTGACGCCTCGACCCACCTTTCAGCCACAG GTCCGGCCCAAACCGGCCCCGCCCACCAACGTCCACATCGCcccggcccctcccccgcccatGATGGCGGCTCCCCAGCTGCTCCAGAGGCCCGTCATGCTGGCCACCAAGCTGTCGTCCTCGCTGCCCTCGGCGGCGCCCATCCACCAGGTCCGCATCGTGAACGGCCAGCCCTGCGGCCGGACAGGCTCCACCCCCCTGACGGGCATCGTCATCACCACGCCAGTCTCCGCTAGCCCCGCCCGACTCGCCAGCCCCGCCCAGGCGCCCGGCTTCACCCCGACCCCCGCCAAGCCCATCCAGATCAGCAGCCTGACAGCTGAGCCCAAG cagACTCTTAAATCTGGAGGAGGAGCCGAGCAGAAGGTCGTGatcagcctcctctcctcctccactcctcctctgtctcctcctcccccccgacccaagagagaggagaacccGGAG AAACTGGCCTTCATGGTGTCTCTCGGCCTGGTGACTCACGACCACCTGGAAG AGATTCAGAGCAAGaggcaggagaggaagaggaggaccacGGCCAACCCGGTGTACAGCGGAGCCGTGTTCGAGCCCGAG AGGAAAAAGAGTGCCGTGAGTTACCTGAACAGCCCTCTGCACCTGGGGACCAGGAAGAGAG GTCGCCCACCCAAATACAGCAGCGTCCCGGAGCTGGGCAGCCTCACCCCGACCTCCCCCTCCAGCCCCGTCCGTCCCCTCCCCCTGCCCAGCCCCAGCTCTGGGGAT ATCctgaagaaagaagaagccaTTCCCTGGCCTGGTACTCTGGCTATTGTTCATTCCTATATCGCCTACAAAGAAG cgaaagaagaggagaaacagaagCTGATGAAATGGAGCGCTGAACTGAAACTGGAGCGAGAGCAGCTGGAACAGAGAGTCAAACAGCTGAGCAGCTCTATAACG AAATGCATGGAGACCAAAAACACCATCCTGGCCCGTCAGAAGGACATGCATCTGTCCCTGGAGAAAGTCAAACACCTGATTCGCCTCATCCAAGCCTTCAGTTTCAACCAAGCTCTGGCGGAGACAGAGGGGAAGGACGTCAGCGCCAGAAGCCGGGACAGTGCTGACGCCGCAGCGGAAGCCAACTCTGTAGAGGACCTGAAGGCTGGAAACTCTTCAAGCAGCGCCGACGGAAACGACAAGCAGGAGGAGCTCGGAGCCGCGGAGAACAACCAGACGACGGGGGCAGCGGACGGCGACAGCGACAGCCAGGTTTTAAGAGGAGACAGCGCGGTTCTAGCGGCAGAAAACAGCCCCGGTGGAGAGGCAGAGGGTAAGGCTGGGCCTGGTGACGGGGCAGGCGGGGGGGGAGACACAGGGACTAGTGTCCCGGTGGCGGTTGTGGCCACACCTGAGACTGAGGCCGCCCCGGTGGTTGACATTCCCGCCCCCTCAGTGGTTGCCAATGTGGCCACCACCAACGGTACGGCCGAGCCGGCCCACGTCGTCAGCCCGGCAGGAGCCTGCGCCACCACCACCCACTCTGAGAACAAGATGGCTGCCGCCAACCCCCCAGAGACAGCGGTGGaaaagaagcaggaggagatcACTGACAGTGATggcaaaagcaacaacaacaacaacaacagcaaaaccTCAGAACCCTCCCAGCATTCTTTGCCAGCTCTTGTCATCAGTTTGGACAATAAGAAGTAA
- the phf21ab gene encoding PHD finger protein 21A isoform X1, whose translation MLQLDGFPPGVGVQADRSAGRLTGSMMELQTLQEALKVEIQIHQKLVSQMKQDPQNADLKKQLHELQAKITALSENQKKVVEQLRKELLLKQEPEAKLQLLVQTPPGVHMKQSQQTPGGLQQTLMVTPVLTTKTLPLVLKAAAALPGSVLQQLLPTVAMVTTAITKSDLQNAPINLQVAGKLTGQSSEPVRLVSKNAIVVQATTTTQPIKVPQFVPPPRLTPRPTFQPQVRPKPAPPTNVHIAPAPPPPMMAAPQLLQRPVMLATKLSSSLPSAAPIHQVRIVNGQPCGRTGSTPLTGIVITTPVSASPARLASPAQAPGFTPTPAKPIQISSLTAEPKQTLKSGGGAEQKVVISLLSSSTPPLSPPPPRPKREENPEKLAFMVSLGLVTHDHLEEIQSKRQERKRRTTANPVYSGAVFEPERKKSAVSYLNSPLHLGTRKRGRPPKYSSVPELGSLTPTSPSSPVRPLPLPSPSSGDGDIHEDFCTVCRRSGQLLMCDTCSRVYHLDCLDPPLKTIPKGMWICPKCQDQILKKEEAIPWPGTLAIVHSYIAYKEAKEEEKQKLMKWSAELKLEREQLEQRVKQLSSSITKCMETKNTILARQKDMHLSLEKVKHLIRLIQAFSFNQALAETEGKDVSARSRDSADAAAEANSVEDLKAGNSSSSADGNDKQEELGAAENNQTTGAADGDSDSQVLRGDSAVLAAENSPGGEAEGKAGPGDGAGGGGDTGTSVPVAVVATPETEAAPVVDIPAPSVVANVATTNGTAEPAHVVSPAGACATTTHSENKMAAANPPETAVEKKQEEITDSDGKSNNNNNNSKTSEPSQHSLPALVISLDNKK comes from the exons ATGCTTCAGTTGGATGGTTTTCCTCCTGGAGTTGGTGTTCAG GCTGATCGATCAGCTGGCAGACTGACTGGGTCCATGATGGAGCTCCAGACGTTGCAGGAGGCCCTGAAGGTGGAGATCCAGATCCATCAG AAACTGGTCTCCCAGATGAAGCAGGACCCTCAG aACGCAGATCTGAAGAAGCAGCTCCACGAACTTCAAGCCAAGATCACAGCGCTCAGCGAGAATCAG aagAAGGTGGTGGAGCAGCTGAGGAAGGAGTTGTTGTTGAAACAGGAGCCGGAGGcgaagctgcagctgctggttcAGACTCCTCCAGGAGTCCACATGAAGCAGAGCCAGCAGACACCTGGAGGACTGCAACAG ACCCTGATGGTGACGCCGGTCCTCACCACGAAGACTCTACCTCTGGTGCTGAAAGCTGCCGCCGCTCTGCCCGGCTCcgtcctgcagcagctcctgcCCACCGTTGCTATGGTAACCACGGCCATCACCAAATCCGACCTGCAGAACGCCCCCATCAACCTACAGGTGGCCGGCAAGCTGACCGGTCAGAGCTCGGAGCCGGTGCGCCTGGTATCCAAGAACGCCATCGTG GTGcaggccaccaccaccacccagccAATCAAAGTTCCTCAGTTTGTCCCTCCTCCTAGACTGACGCCTCGACCCACCTTTCAGCCACAG GTCCGGCCCAAACCGGCCCCGCCCACCAACGTCCACATCGCcccggcccctcccccgcccatGATGGCGGCTCCCCAGCTGCTCCAGAGGCCCGTCATGCTGGCCACCAAGCTGTCGTCCTCGCTGCCCTCGGCGGCGCCCATCCACCAGGTCCGCATCGTGAACGGCCAGCCCTGCGGCCGGACAGGCTCCACCCCCCTGACGGGCATCGTCATCACCACGCCAGTCTCCGCTAGCCCCGCCCGACTCGCCAGCCCCGCCCAGGCGCCCGGCTTCACCCCGACCCCCGCCAAGCCCATCCAGATCAGCAGCCTGACAGCTGAGCCCAAG cagACTCTTAAATCTGGAGGAGGAGCCGAGCAGAAGGTCGTGatcagcctcctctcctcctccactcctcctctgtctcctcctcccccccgacccaagagagaggagaacccGGAG AAACTGGCCTTCATGGTGTCTCTCGGCCTGGTGACTCACGACCACCTGGAAG AGATTCAGAGCAAGaggcaggagaggaagaggaggaccacGGCCAACCCGGTGTACAGCGGAGCCGTGTTCGAGCCCGAG AGGAAAAAGAGTGCCGTGAGTTACCTGAACAGCCCTCTGCACCTGGGGACCAGGAAGAGAG GTCGCCCACCCAAATACAGCAGCGTCCCGGAGCTGGGCAGCCTCACCCCGACCTCCCCCTCCAGCCCCGTCCGTCCCCTCCCCCTGCCCAGCCCCAGCTCTGGGGAT GGAGACATCCATGAGGATTTCTGCACTGTGTGCAGACGCAGTGGCCAGTTGCTCATGTGCGACACGTGTTCTCGTGTTTATCACCTGGACTGCCTGGATCCACCCCTGAAAACCATTCCTAAAGGCATGTGGATCTGTCCAAAATGTCAAGATCAG ATCctgaagaaagaagaagccaTTCCCTGGCCTGGTACTCTGGCTATTGTTCATTCCTATATCGCCTACAAAGAAG cgaaagaagaggagaaacagaagCTGATGAAATGGAGCGCTGAACTGAAACTGGAGCGAGAGCAGCTGGAACAGAGAGTCAAACAGCTGAGCAGCTCTATAACG AAATGCATGGAGACCAAAAACACCATCCTGGCCCGTCAGAAGGACATGCATCTGTCCCTGGAGAAAGTCAAACACCTGATTCGCCTCATCCAAGCCTTCAGTTTCAACCAAGCTCTGGCGGAGACAGAGGGGAAGGACGTCAGCGCCAGAAGCCGGGACAGTGCTGACGCCGCAGCGGAAGCCAACTCTGTAGAGGACCTGAAGGCTGGAAACTCTTCAAGCAGCGCCGACGGAAACGACAAGCAGGAGGAGCTCGGAGCCGCGGAGAACAACCAGACGACGGGGGCAGCGGACGGCGACAGCGACAGCCAGGTTTTAAGAGGAGACAGCGCGGTTCTAGCGGCAGAAAACAGCCCCGGTGGAGAGGCAGAGGGTAAGGCTGGGCCTGGTGACGGGGCAGGCGGGGGGGGAGACACAGGGACTAGTGTCCCGGTGGCGGTTGTGGCCACACCTGAGACTGAGGCCGCCCCGGTGGTTGACATTCCCGCCCCCTCAGTGGTTGCCAATGTGGCCACCACCAACGGTACGGCCGAGCCGGCCCACGTCGTCAGCCCGGCAGGAGCCTGCGCCACCACCACCCACTCTGAGAACAAGATGGCTGCCGCCAACCCCCCAGAGACAGCGGTGGaaaagaagcaggaggagatcACTGACAGTGATggcaaaagcaacaacaacaacaacaacagcaaaaccTCAGAACCCTCCCAGCATTCTTTGCCAGCTCTTGTCATCAGTTTGGACAATAAGAAGTAA
- the phf21ab gene encoding PHD finger protein 21A isoform X2 — protein MLQLDGFPPGVGVQADRSAGRLTGSMMELQTLQEALKVEIQIHQKLVSQMKQDPQNADLKKQLHELQAKITALSENQKKVVEQLRKELLLKQEPEAKLQLLVQTPPGVHMKQSQQTPGGLQQTLMVTPVLTTKTLPLVLKAAAALPGSVLQQLLPTVAMVTTAITKSDLQNAPINLQVAGKLTGQSSEPVRLVSKNAIVVQATTTTQPIKVPQFVPPPRLTPRPTFQPQVRPKPAPPTNVHIAPAPPPPMMAAPQLLQRPVMLATKLSSSLPSAAPIHQVRIVNGQPCGRTGSTPLTGIVITTPVSASPARLASPAQAPGFTPTPAKPIQISSLTAEPKTLKSGGGAEQKVVISLLSSSTPPLSPPPPRPKREENPEKLAFMVSLGLVTHDHLEEIQSKRQERKRRTTANPVYSGAVFEPERKKSAVSYLNSPLHLGTRKRGRPPKYSSVPELGSLTPTSPSSPVRPLPLPSPSSGDGDIHEDFCTVCRRSGQLLMCDTCSRVYHLDCLDPPLKTIPKGMWICPKCQDQILKKEEAIPWPGTLAIVHSYIAYKEAKEEEKQKLMKWSAELKLEREQLEQRVKQLSSSITKCMETKNTILARQKDMHLSLEKVKHLIRLIQAFSFNQALAETEGKDVSARSRDSADAAAEANSVEDLKAGNSSSSADGNDKQEELGAAENNQTTGAADGDSDSQVLRGDSAVLAAENSPGGEAEGKAGPGDGAGGGGDTGTSVPVAVVATPETEAAPVVDIPAPSVVANVATTNGTAEPAHVVSPAGACATTTHSENKMAAANPPETAVEKKQEEITDSDGKSNNNNNNSKTSEPSQHSLPALVISLDNKK, from the exons ATGCTTCAGTTGGATGGTTTTCCTCCTGGAGTTGGTGTTCAG GCTGATCGATCAGCTGGCAGACTGACTGGGTCCATGATGGAGCTCCAGACGTTGCAGGAGGCCCTGAAGGTGGAGATCCAGATCCATCAG AAACTGGTCTCCCAGATGAAGCAGGACCCTCAG aACGCAGATCTGAAGAAGCAGCTCCACGAACTTCAAGCCAAGATCACAGCGCTCAGCGAGAATCAG aagAAGGTGGTGGAGCAGCTGAGGAAGGAGTTGTTGTTGAAACAGGAGCCGGAGGcgaagctgcagctgctggttcAGACTCCTCCAGGAGTCCACATGAAGCAGAGCCAGCAGACACCTGGAGGACTGCAACAG ACCCTGATGGTGACGCCGGTCCTCACCACGAAGACTCTACCTCTGGTGCTGAAAGCTGCCGCCGCTCTGCCCGGCTCcgtcctgcagcagctcctgcCCACCGTTGCTATGGTAACCACGGCCATCACCAAATCCGACCTGCAGAACGCCCCCATCAACCTACAGGTGGCCGGCAAGCTGACCGGTCAGAGCTCGGAGCCGGTGCGCCTGGTATCCAAGAACGCCATCGTG GTGcaggccaccaccaccacccagccAATCAAAGTTCCTCAGTTTGTCCCTCCTCCTAGACTGACGCCTCGACCCACCTTTCAGCCACAG GTCCGGCCCAAACCGGCCCCGCCCACCAACGTCCACATCGCcccggcccctcccccgcccatGATGGCGGCTCCCCAGCTGCTCCAGAGGCCCGTCATGCTGGCCACCAAGCTGTCGTCCTCGCTGCCCTCGGCGGCGCCCATCCACCAGGTCCGCATCGTGAACGGCCAGCCCTGCGGCCGGACAGGCTCCACCCCCCTGACGGGCATCGTCATCACCACGCCAGTCTCCGCTAGCCCCGCCCGACTCGCCAGCCCCGCCCAGGCGCCCGGCTTCACCCCGACCCCCGCCAAGCCCATCCAGATCAGCAGCCTGACAGCTGAGCCCAAG ACTCTTAAATCTGGAGGAGGAGCCGAGCAGAAGGTCGTGatcagcctcctctcctcctccactcctcctctgtctcctcctcccccccgacccaagagagaggagaacccGGAG AAACTGGCCTTCATGGTGTCTCTCGGCCTGGTGACTCACGACCACCTGGAAG AGATTCAGAGCAAGaggcaggagaggaagaggaggaccacGGCCAACCCGGTGTACAGCGGAGCCGTGTTCGAGCCCGAG AGGAAAAAGAGTGCCGTGAGTTACCTGAACAGCCCTCTGCACCTGGGGACCAGGAAGAGAG GTCGCCCACCCAAATACAGCAGCGTCCCGGAGCTGGGCAGCCTCACCCCGACCTCCCCCTCCAGCCCCGTCCGTCCCCTCCCCCTGCCCAGCCCCAGCTCTGGGGAT GGAGACATCCATGAGGATTTCTGCACTGTGTGCAGACGCAGTGGCCAGTTGCTCATGTGCGACACGTGTTCTCGTGTTTATCACCTGGACTGCCTGGATCCACCCCTGAAAACCATTCCTAAAGGCATGTGGATCTGTCCAAAATGTCAAGATCAG ATCctgaagaaagaagaagccaTTCCCTGGCCTGGTACTCTGGCTATTGTTCATTCCTATATCGCCTACAAAGAAG cgaaagaagaggagaaacagaagCTGATGAAATGGAGCGCTGAACTGAAACTGGAGCGAGAGCAGCTGGAACAGAGAGTCAAACAGCTGAGCAGCTCTATAACG AAATGCATGGAGACCAAAAACACCATCCTGGCCCGTCAGAAGGACATGCATCTGTCCCTGGAGAAAGTCAAACACCTGATTCGCCTCATCCAAGCCTTCAGTTTCAACCAAGCTCTGGCGGAGACAGAGGGGAAGGACGTCAGCGCCAGAAGCCGGGACAGTGCTGACGCCGCAGCGGAAGCCAACTCTGTAGAGGACCTGAAGGCTGGAAACTCTTCAAGCAGCGCCGACGGAAACGACAAGCAGGAGGAGCTCGGAGCCGCGGAGAACAACCAGACGACGGGGGCAGCGGACGGCGACAGCGACAGCCAGGTTTTAAGAGGAGACAGCGCGGTTCTAGCGGCAGAAAACAGCCCCGGTGGAGAGGCAGAGGGTAAGGCTGGGCCTGGTGACGGGGCAGGCGGGGGGGGAGACACAGGGACTAGTGTCCCGGTGGCGGTTGTGGCCACACCTGAGACTGAGGCCGCCCCGGTGGTTGACATTCCCGCCCCCTCAGTGGTTGCCAATGTGGCCACCACCAACGGTACGGCCGAGCCGGCCCACGTCGTCAGCCCGGCAGGAGCCTGCGCCACCACCACCCACTCTGAGAACAAGATGGCTGCCGCCAACCCCCCAGAGACAGCGGTGGaaaagaagcaggaggagatcACTGACAGTGATggcaaaagcaacaacaacaacaacaacagcaaaaccTCAGAACCCTCCCAGCATTCTTTGCCAGCTCTTGTCATCAGTTTGGACAATAAGAAGTAA
- the phf21ab gene encoding PHD finger protein 21A isoform X3: MLQLDGFPPGVGVQADRSAGRLTGSMMELQTLQEALKVEIQIHQKLVSQMKQDPQNADLKKQLHELQAKITALSENQKKVVEQLRKELLLKQEPEAKLQLLVQTPPGVHMKQSQQTPGGLQQTLMVTPVLTTKTLPLVLKAAAALPGSVLQQLLPTVAMVTTAITKSDLQNAPINLQVAGKLTGQSSEPVRLVSKNAIVVRPKPAPPTNVHIAPAPPPPMMAAPQLLQRPVMLATKLSSSLPSAAPIHQVRIVNGQPCGRTGSTPLTGIVITTPVSASPARLASPAQAPGFTPTPAKPIQISSLTAEPKQTLKSGGGAEQKVVISLLSSSTPPLSPPPPRPKREENPEKLAFMVSLGLVTHDHLEEIQSKRQERKRRTTANPVYSGAVFEPERKKSAVSYLNSPLHLGTRKRGRPPKYSSVPELGSLTPTSPSSPVRPLPLPSPSSGDGDIHEDFCTVCRRSGQLLMCDTCSRVYHLDCLDPPLKTIPKGMWICPKCQDQILKKEEAIPWPGTLAIVHSYIAYKEAKEEEKQKLMKWSAELKLEREQLEQRVKQLSSSITKCMETKNTILARQKDMHLSLEKVKHLIRLIQAFSFNQALAETEGKDVSARSRDSADAAAEANSVEDLKAGNSSSSADGNDKQEELGAAENNQTTGAADGDSDSQVLRGDSAVLAAENSPGGEAEGKAGPGDGAGGGGDTGTSVPVAVVATPETEAAPVVDIPAPSVVANVATTNGTAEPAHVVSPAGACATTTHSENKMAAANPPETAVEKKQEEITDSDGKSNNNNNNSKTSEPSQHSLPALVISLDNKK; this comes from the exons ATGCTTCAGTTGGATGGTTTTCCTCCTGGAGTTGGTGTTCAG GCTGATCGATCAGCTGGCAGACTGACTGGGTCCATGATGGAGCTCCAGACGTTGCAGGAGGCCCTGAAGGTGGAGATCCAGATCCATCAG AAACTGGTCTCCCAGATGAAGCAGGACCCTCAG aACGCAGATCTGAAGAAGCAGCTCCACGAACTTCAAGCCAAGATCACAGCGCTCAGCGAGAATCAG aagAAGGTGGTGGAGCAGCTGAGGAAGGAGTTGTTGTTGAAACAGGAGCCGGAGGcgaagctgcagctgctggttcAGACTCCTCCAGGAGTCCACATGAAGCAGAGCCAGCAGACACCTGGAGGACTGCAACAG ACCCTGATGGTGACGCCGGTCCTCACCACGAAGACTCTACCTCTGGTGCTGAAAGCTGCCGCCGCTCTGCCCGGCTCcgtcctgcagcagctcctgcCCACCGTTGCTATGGTAACCACGGCCATCACCAAATCCGACCTGCAGAACGCCCCCATCAACCTACAGGTGGCCGGCAAGCTGACCGGTCAGAGCTCGGAGCCGGTGCGCCTGGTATCCAAGAACGCCATCGTG GTCCGGCCCAAACCGGCCCCGCCCACCAACGTCCACATCGCcccggcccctcccccgcccatGATGGCGGCTCCCCAGCTGCTCCAGAGGCCCGTCATGCTGGCCACCAAGCTGTCGTCCTCGCTGCCCTCGGCGGCGCCCATCCACCAGGTCCGCATCGTGAACGGCCAGCCCTGCGGCCGGACAGGCTCCACCCCCCTGACGGGCATCGTCATCACCACGCCAGTCTCCGCTAGCCCCGCCCGACTCGCCAGCCCCGCCCAGGCGCCCGGCTTCACCCCGACCCCCGCCAAGCCCATCCAGATCAGCAGCCTGACAGCTGAGCCCAAG cagACTCTTAAATCTGGAGGAGGAGCCGAGCAGAAGGTCGTGatcagcctcctctcctcctccactcctcctctgtctcctcctcccccccgacccaagagagaggagaacccGGAG AAACTGGCCTTCATGGTGTCTCTCGGCCTGGTGACTCACGACCACCTGGAAG AGATTCAGAGCAAGaggcaggagaggaagaggaggaccacGGCCAACCCGGTGTACAGCGGAGCCGTGTTCGAGCCCGAG AGGAAAAAGAGTGCCGTGAGTTACCTGAACAGCCCTCTGCACCTGGGGACCAGGAAGAGAG GTCGCCCACCCAAATACAGCAGCGTCCCGGAGCTGGGCAGCCTCACCCCGACCTCCCCCTCCAGCCCCGTCCGTCCCCTCCCCCTGCCCAGCCCCAGCTCTGGGGAT GGAGACATCCATGAGGATTTCTGCACTGTGTGCAGACGCAGTGGCCAGTTGCTCATGTGCGACACGTGTTCTCGTGTTTATCACCTGGACTGCCTGGATCCACCCCTGAAAACCATTCCTAAAGGCATGTGGATCTGTCCAAAATGTCAAGATCAG ATCctgaagaaagaagaagccaTTCCCTGGCCTGGTACTCTGGCTATTGTTCATTCCTATATCGCCTACAAAGAAG cgaaagaagaggagaaacagaagCTGATGAAATGGAGCGCTGAACTGAAACTGGAGCGAGAGCAGCTGGAACAGAGAGTCAAACAGCTGAGCAGCTCTATAACG AAATGCATGGAGACCAAAAACACCATCCTGGCCCGTCAGAAGGACATGCATCTGTCCCTGGAGAAAGTCAAACACCTGATTCGCCTCATCCAAGCCTTCAGTTTCAACCAAGCTCTGGCGGAGACAGAGGGGAAGGACGTCAGCGCCAGAAGCCGGGACAGTGCTGACGCCGCAGCGGAAGCCAACTCTGTAGAGGACCTGAAGGCTGGAAACTCTTCAAGCAGCGCCGACGGAAACGACAAGCAGGAGGAGCTCGGAGCCGCGGAGAACAACCAGACGACGGGGGCAGCGGACGGCGACAGCGACAGCCAGGTTTTAAGAGGAGACAGCGCGGTTCTAGCGGCAGAAAACAGCCCCGGTGGAGAGGCAGAGGGTAAGGCTGGGCCTGGTGACGGGGCAGGCGGGGGGGGAGACACAGGGACTAGTGTCCCGGTGGCGGTTGTGGCCACACCTGAGACTGAGGCCGCCCCGGTGGTTGACATTCCCGCCCCCTCAGTGGTTGCCAATGTGGCCACCACCAACGGTACGGCCGAGCCGGCCCACGTCGTCAGCCCGGCAGGAGCCTGCGCCACCACCACCCACTCTGAGAACAAGATGGCTGCCGCCAACCCCCCAGAGACAGCGGTGGaaaagaagcaggaggagatcACTGACAGTGATggcaaaagcaacaacaacaacaacaacagcaaaaccTCAGAACCCTCCCAGCATTCTTTGCCAGCTCTTGTCATCAGTTTGGACAATAAGAAGTAA